In the Scylla paramamosain isolate STU-SP2022 unplaced genomic scaffold, ASM3559412v1 Contig11, whole genome shotgun sequence genome, one interval contains:
- the LOC135097064 gene encoding chromatin-remodeling complex ATPase chain Iswi-like produces the protein MGQLVFHSFILGVCGSVYAFCITHQGRFKSYGNPDEYLVGVGTQKTHKNLVTQGLSLQRTTTRRDKMDTGWRSLNTFSPLNRQLRTGTPLQNSLAELWALLNFLMPDIFDSLDVFESWFNVGEMQEEGSDERILRQEREGQVISTLMKLTEGQASLSYGKQQL, from the exons ATGGGTCAGCTGGtatttcactctttcatcctgGGAGTCTGTGGCAGTGTCTACGCCTTCTGTATCACCCATCAGGGAAGGTTTAAGTCATATGGGAACCCTGATGAGTACTTGGTAGGCGTGGgtacacagaaaacacacaaaaatctcGTTACTCAAGGATTAAGTCTGCAGCGCACAACCACTCGCCGTGACAAGATGGACACTGGCTGGcg ATCCCTGAACACCTTTTCCCCCCTGAACCGACAGCTTCGGACTGGGACACCCTTACAGAACAGCCTGGCAGAGCTCTGGGCCCTTCTGAACTTCCTAATGCCAGATATTTTTGATTCCCTTGATGTTTTTGAGTCCTGGTTCAACGTGGGGGAgatgcaggaggaaggaagtgacgAGAGGATTCTGAGGCAGGAACGAGAGGGACAGGTCATCTCCACTCTAATgaa